From Glycine max cultivar Williams 82 chromosome 11, Glycine_max_v4.0, whole genome shotgun sequence, the proteins below share one genomic window:
- the LOC100788982 gene encoding transcription factor DIVARICATA isoform X1, with product MEFETSYPTCFMSNSSWFSQEGQFTEWTREENKKFESALAIYDKDTPDRWLRVAAMLPGKTVYDVIKQYRELEEDVCEIEAGRIPVPGYPTSSLTLEMVDNQCYDACRKKPATLRSSDQERKKGVPWTEEEHRRFLMGLLKYGKGDWRNISRNFVVTKTPTQVASHAQKYYIRQKLSGGKDNKRRPSIHDITIVNLTSDQEKPLLFNDESHMTSEQQKLTSMPKVQLEWRINHHNNGGSNYDMFVSPNSSGISSKTLKLQGQDFYECAFHETYAKLKNTGFRTASRDFNKEAIFGIHAL from the exons ATGGAATTCGAGACTTCATATCCAACTTGTTTTATGTCAAATTCAAGTTGGTTTTCTCAAGAAGGCCAATTCACAGAATGGACAAGAGAAGAGAATAAGAAATTTGAAAGTGCCCTTGCCATATATGATAAGGATACCCCAGACAGATGGCTGAGGGTTGCAGCCATGCTCCCTGGAAAAACTGTCTATGATGTGATCAAACAATACAGAGAATTGGAAGAAGATGTTTGTGAAATAGAAGCAGGGAGGATTCCAGTTCCTGGATATCCTACCTCTTCTTTAACATTGGAGATGGTTGACAACCAATGTTATGATGCATGCAGAAAGAAGCCTGCAACTCTCAGGAGTTCTGATCAGGAGAGGAAGAAAGGGGTTCCTTGGACAGAAGAGGAACATAG ACGTTTTCTTATGGGACTTTTAAAGTATGGTAAGGGGGATTGGAGAAATATCTCTCGCAATTTTGTTGTGACAAAAACTCCCACCCAAGTGGCAAGTCATGCTCAAAAGTATTATATAAGGCAAAAGCTTTCTGGAGGGAAAGACAATAAAAGGAGGCCTAGTATCCATGATATCACCATTGTTAATCTTACATCAGATCAAGAGAAGCCTCTTTTATTCAATGATGAGTCTCACATGACTTCTGAGCAACAGAAGCTAACTAGCATGCCAAAAGTACAACTTGAATGGCGGATTAATCACCACAACAATGGCGGGTCAAATTATGATATGTTCGTGTCACCTAATTCATCTGGCATCTCTTCCAAGACCCTCAAGTTGCAAGGGCAGGATTTCTATGAATGTGCTTTTCATGAGACTTATGCCAAGCTTAAAAATACGGGTTTCAGGACAGCTTCTAGAGACTTCAACAAGGAAGCTATTTTTGGTATTCATGCACTGTAA
- the LOC100788982 gene encoding transcription factor DIVARICATA isoform X2 — translation MLPGKTVYDVIKQYRELEEDVCEIEAGRIPVPGYPTSSLTLEMVDNQCYDACRKKPATLRSSDQERKKGVPWTEEEHRRFLMGLLKYGKGDWRNISRNFVVTKTPTQVASHAQKYYIRQKLSGGKDNKRRPSIHDITIVNLTSDQEKPLLFNDESHMTSEQQKLTSMPKVQLEWRINHHNNGGSNYDMFVSPNSSGISSKTLKLQGQDFYECAFHETYAKLKNTGFRTASRDFNKEAIFGIHAL, via the exons ATGCTCCCTGGAAAAACTGTCTATGATGTGATCAAACAATACAGAGAATTGGAAGAAGATGTTTGTGAAATAGAAGCAGGGAGGATTCCAGTTCCTGGATATCCTACCTCTTCTTTAACATTGGAGATGGTTGACAACCAATGTTATGATGCATGCAGAAAGAAGCCTGCAACTCTCAGGAGTTCTGATCAGGAGAGGAAGAAAGGGGTTCCTTGGACAGAAGAGGAACATAG ACGTTTTCTTATGGGACTTTTAAAGTATGGTAAGGGGGATTGGAGAAATATCTCTCGCAATTTTGTTGTGACAAAAACTCCCACCCAAGTGGCAAGTCATGCTCAAAAGTATTATATAAGGCAAAAGCTTTCTGGAGGGAAAGACAATAAAAGGAGGCCTAGTATCCATGATATCACCATTGTTAATCTTACATCAGATCAAGAGAAGCCTCTTTTATTCAATGATGAGTCTCACATGACTTCTGAGCAACAGAAGCTAACTAGCATGCCAAAAGTACAACTTGAATGGCGGATTAATCACCACAACAATGGCGGGTCAAATTATGATATGTTCGTGTCACCTAATTCATCTGGCATCTCTTCCAAGACCCTCAAGTTGCAAGGGCAGGATTTCTATGAATGTGCTTTTCATGAGACTTATGCCAAGCTTAAAAATACGGGTTTCAGGACAGCTTCTAGAGACTTCAACAAGGAAGCTATTTTTGGTATTCATGCACTGTAA